TAAAAAATTCTCTTTTATTGTTCTTGGTGATACCCATCTTAATAAATTTAGATGAGATCCAGCTTTATCATTTGTGCCTGATGACCTCCCACCACCAAATGGTTGCTGAGATACAACGGCTCCGGTCGGTTTATCATTAACATAAAAATTACCTGCCGACATTTGTAAGTATTTTAAACTTTCGTTAATTATTTTTCTATTTTTTGCAAATACTGCACCAGTTAATCCATATTCTGATGTTTCATCTATAAGTTTAAGAGTTTTATCAAAATTTTTATCTTGATATATAAAGATAGTTAAGATTGGTCCAAATAATTCTTCTTCCATTGTGAAAAAATTCGCTTTTTTTGTAACTATTACTGTTGGTTGAACGAAATAACCTACACTTTTATCTACCTCGCCTCCAAAAATAATTTCAGCAGATTTATTTTTTTTAACTTTTTTAATGACCTTGCTTAATTTATCAAATGATTGTTCATGAATAACAGCATTCATGAAGTTAGAAAAGTCTTCTGGGTCACCAACGCATATAGTTTTTAGTTCTTTGATTAGTTCATTTTTGATGCGTTTCCATAAGCTAGAGGGGATATATGCTCTAGATGCAGCTGAACATTTTTGTCCTTGATACTCGAATGCACCTCTTATTAGAGCGGTTGTTATTTCTTTAATGTCAGCAGAATTGTGCGCAAGAATAAAATCCTTTCCCCCTGTTTCGCCGACAATTCTTGGATAATTTTTATATAGTTGAATATTATTTCCAATAGTCTTCCATATATTTTTAAATACTTTTGTTGAACCTGTAAAGTGAACACCTGCAAATTCACGGTGTTTAAATATTATATTACTTGTCATAACAGGATCTGTATAAATTACATTAATAACTCCATCAGGAAGTCCTGCTTCTTTTAATAGCTCAATGATAACTTTAGTAGAATAAATTTGACTATCAGAGGGTTTCCAGACAATTGTGTTTCCCATTAACGCAGGAGCAAAACATAAATTCGCAGCAATTGAGGTGAAG
This genomic window from Flavobacteriales bacterium TMED191 contains:
- the pruA gene encoding L-glutamate gamma-semialdehyde dehydrogenase; this encodes MNNCIPIIPTQNCEPVKSYKPGSPERKEAISEYNKLMKKVVDIPMFINGKNVKSNKTKYIYPPHNHKHIVGKYYEGNKNHIMNAIDSALKAKKEWASMDFAARASIFLKAAELLRGPFRQKINAATMIGQSKNIFQAEIDASCELIDFLNFNVKFANEIYQKQPESSKGIWNKMEYRPLEGFVFAITPFNFTSIAANLCFAPALMGNTIVWKPSDSQIYSTKVIIELLKEAGLPDGVINVIYTDPVMTSNIIFKHREFAGVHFTGSTKVFKNIWKTIGNNIQLYKNYPRIVGETGGKDFILAHNSADIKEITTALIRGAFEYQGQKCSAASRAYIPSSLWKRIKNELIKELKTICVGDPEDFSNFMNAVIHEQSFDKLSKVIKKVKKNKSAEIIFGGEVDKSVGYFVQPTVIVTKKANFFTMEEELFGPILTIFIYQDKNFDKTLKLIDETSEYGLTGAVFAKNRKIINESLKYLQMSAGNFYVNDKPTGAVVSQQPFGGGRSSGTNDKAGSHLNLLRWVSPRTIKENFLPDKNYRYPFLEK